One Mytilus trossulus isolate FHL-02 unplaced genomic scaffold, PNRI_Mtr1.1.1.hap1 h1tg000373l__unscaffolded, whole genome shotgun sequence genomic region harbors:
- the LOC134701956 gene encoding uncharacterized protein LOC134701956 produces the protein MKFSVKTCHHANLILSAAVDLQSSDLYEISIGDAGNNRTKLHKKDTSISIFIHTPGIVSCTEQITFVISWKLNGNILLIKETQNGTEIIFDWTDPSPFVIKGVGIATAWGSDGLWVIEHTAVFTGHYCFVPGTYGFMTLLSTTIERSDIGCLSQCSPNDNCLGVNFNSDTYECQIISAAQPIIKGILEDWVLYTKCLQGDMMCLVCLE, from the exons ATGAAGTTCTCAGTAAAAACGTGTCATCATGCGAATCTCATCTTATCTGCTGCAGTAGATCTTCAGTCTTCTGACTTATATGAAATAAGTATTGGGGACGCAGGAAACAACCGAACCAAGCTACACAAAAAGGACACAAGTATTAGTATATTTATTCATACTCCAGGAATAGTAAGTTGCACAGAACAAATAACTTTCGTAATCAGTTGGAAATTGAATGGTAACATATTGCTgataaaagaaacacaaaatggaaCAGAAATCATATTTGATTGGACAGACCCGTCACCATTTGTTATAAAAGGGGTTGGAATCGCAACTGCATGGGGATCAGATGGATTGTGGGTAATTGAACACACAG CTGTGTTTACTGGGCATTACTGTTTTGTACCTGGAACATACGGTTTTATGACGTTACTATCCACAACAATAGAACGAAGTGACATTGGTTGCCTTTCTCAATGTTCACCAAATGATAACTGTTTAGGAGTTAACTTCAATTCAGACACTTATGAATGCCAGATCATTTCTGCTGCACAGCCAATTATAAAGGGTATTCTAGAGGATTGGGTATTGTATACAAAATGTTTACAAGGGGACATGATGTGTTTGGTTTGTCTTGAATAG
- the LOC134701909 gene encoding U8 snoRNA-decapping enzyme-like, which yields MTDIGWGNLAQYEHYGRVGDIEEDFDIISYEDSKGELYSSFKHASHAMLFARNDTVLWDLYKSRAAIMMQMRFDGLLGFPGGLVDPGENPLDGVNRELEEEIGLDLCKHKLQDSDQVVSFVNKRKNLVLHFYGKEVTANNFSEIEMKTLSAPDYGNETLGMIRPPLYTMGDGYRGLPAFLSNSYAGNSRQELLIGLQHFKILEQDEIEKAVDAWKTFMKTNRQTCGLTNTDS from the exons ATGACAGATATAGGGTGGGGCAACTTAGCCCAGTATGAACATTACGGAAGAGTAGGTGATATAGAAGAggattttgatataatttcttATGAAGATTCAAAAGGAGAACTCTATTCATCATTCAAACATGCCTCTCATGCCATGCTATTTGCTAGGAATGATACTGTATTGTGGGATTTATATAAATCAAGAGCAGCTATAATG ATGCAGATGAGATTTGATGGTTTACTTGGGTTTCCTGGTGGATTAGTAGATCCAGGTGAAAATCCATTGGATGGAGTAAACAGGGAACTAGAGGAAGAAATTGGCCTTGACCTTTGTAAACACAAACTCCAAGATAGTGATCAGGTTGTGTCATTTGTGAACAAAAGGAAAAACTTAGTTTTGCATTTTTATGGAAAAGAAGTAACTGCAAATAACTTTAGTGAGATTGAAATGAAAACTTTATCTGCACCTGATTATGGGAATGAG ACCTTAGGAATGATTCGTCCTCCCCTATATACAATGGGAGATGGGTACAGAGGACTTCCAGCATTCCTGTCCAATAGCTATGCAGGAAATTCAAGACAAGAGCTTCTGATTGGattacaacattttaaaattttagaacaagACGAGATTGAAAAGGCAGTAGATGCTTGGAAGAcatttatgaaaacaaacagacaaacatgtgGACTTACTAATACTGATAGTTGA